In the Theobroma cacao cultivar B97-61/B2 chromosome 1, Criollo_cocoa_genome_V2, whole genome shotgun sequence genome, one interval contains:
- the LOC18611715 gene encoding crossover junction endonuclease EME1B isoform X4: MSDPIILSDEDDSNTPLPSISKRPRSEPYHPFPPILVLDDEPTPQKPSLGPAIVSVSTPSFVAETPTSEPSIVRCSDASPSVRVSDPQLEGISRLICLESDNESESCSRRDNEQDNGSKGFSIDESKELEWRSRFVDYESHLDSAPQPIYTQDNADPLLPPWVSDDQDKENFSMEQMGNALKQKRKTKANCDQKSSTDGETVKRKMTKEERIHMLEEKKLKKEQEKLQKAALKAEAAEFKKLQKERQKWEKGKFALKSIVAEIDTKVVELGSIGGHLLSRFAEKGLTYRITSNPIEKSIVWTMTVPEHISQLSPEGLEIQYVLIVFEAAEFCDLVTNDTLLDHVSRVRSKYPSYTVCYLTNRLRAYVNKRENEQYKSPANDSGWSRPPIEEVLAKLTAYYAGIHSRQCADEAELAEHIVGLTCSLASCRFRKKLTRLCVSANGSIIPKDCIDKNIINGNLWLKALLAIPKVQPRFALAIWRKYPTMKSLLRVYMDPTKSVHEKEFLLKDLVIEGLLGKDKRLGEVCSRRVYRILMAQSGSIKTDDIEDGADFFIH, translated from the exons ATGTCGGATCCAATTATCCTATCCGATGAAGACGACTCAAACACCCCGCTCCCGTCCATCTCCAAGAGGCCTAGATCCGAACCGTACCATCCATTCCCTCCAATTCTGGTCCTCGACGATGAACCTACCCCGCAAAAACCCTCGTTGGGCCCCGCCATCGTCTCCGTTTCCACTCCTTCCTTCGTGGCCGAGACTCCGACCTCCGAGCCTTCGATCGTCAGGTGCTCCGATGCCAGCCCTTCGGTTAGGGTTTCGGATCCTCAACTGGAAG GAATAAGCAGATTGATATGTTTGGAATCAGATAATGAGTCAGAAAGCTGTTCTAGAAGGGACAATGAACAGGATAATGGATCAAAGGGTTTTAGCATTGATGAGTCTAAGGAGTTAGAATGGCGTTCTAGATTTGTTGATTATGAATCTCATCTAG ACAGTGCTCCTCAGCCAATTTACACACAAGACAATGCTGATCCGCTACTTCCTCCTTGG GTAAGTGATGATcaagacaaagaaaactttAGCATGGAGCAGATGGGTAATGCACTAaagcagaaaagaaaaactaaagcGAATTGTGATCAGAAAAGTAGTACAGATGGAGAAACGGTAAAAAGGAAGATGACAAAGGAGGAACGAATTCATATGTTGGAAGAGAAGAAGCTAAAGAAAGAG CAAGAGAAGTTGCAAAAAGCAGCTCTGAAAGCTGAAGCTGCAGAGTTCAAAAAATTGCAGAAAGAAAGGCAGAAATgggaaaaaggaaagtttGCACTAAAATCTATTGTAGCTGAAATTGACACTAAGGTGGTTGAACTGGGGTCAATAGGAG GACATTTGCTTTCAAGGTTTGCCGAAAAAGGCCTTACTTATCGTATAACATCAAATCCaattgaaaaatcaattgtaTGGACCATGACAGTTCCTGAACATATTTCACAG CTTTCTCCTGAAGGACTAGAGATTCAATATGTATTAATTGTATTTGAGGCTGCAGAGTTTTGTGATCTAGTAACTAATGACACACTTCTGGATCATGTTTCTAGAGTCCGAAGCAAATACCCATCTTATACAGTTTGCTATCTGACAAATAGATTAAGGGCATATGTTAATAAAAG GGAAAATGAACAATACAAGAGCCCTGCAAATGACAGTGGTTGGAGTCGTCCACCAATTGAGGAG gTGCTGGCAAAGCTGACCGCTTATTATGCTGGAATACACTCTAGGCAATGTGCAGATGAAGCTGAACTGGCTGAACACATTGTTGGTTTGACATGCAGTCTAGCCTCTTGCCGATTTAG AAAGAAGTTAACGCGACTCTGTGTAAGTGCTAATGGATCCATTATTCCTAAGGACTGTATCGACAAGAATATAATAAATGGGAACTTGTG GTTAAAAGCTTTGCTAGCCATCCCAAAGGTCCAGCCACGATTTGCTCTTGCCATATGGAGAAAGTACCCTACCATGAAATCTCTTTTGCGTGTTTACATGGACCCTACAAAATCA GTGCATGAAAAGGAATTTTTGCTCAAGGACTTGGTGATAGAAGGGTTGCTTGGTAAAGACAAAAGATTGGGCGAGGTTTGTTCGAGGAGAGTGTATAGAATACTTATGGCTCAGAGTGGAAGCATCAAAACTGATGATATTGAGGATGGTGCTGATTTCTTCATACATTAA
- the LOC18611715 gene encoding crossover junction endonuclease EME1B isoform X1, whose product MSDPIILSDEDDSNTPLPSISKRPRSEPYHPFPPILVLDDEPTPQKPSLGPAIVSVSTPSFVAETPTSEPSIVRCSDASPSVRVSDPQLEGNKLYGISRLICLESDNESESCSRRDNEQDNGSKGFSIDESKELEWRSRFVDYESHLGSPNLFKMCEEDSAPQPIYTQDNADPLLPPWVSDDQDKENFSMEQMGNALKQKRKTKANCDQKSSTDGETVKRKMTKEERIHMLEEKKLKKEQEKLQKAALKAEAAEFKKLQKERQKWEKGKFALKSIVAEIDTKVVELGSIGGHLLSRFAEKGLTYRITSNPIEKSIVWTMTVPEHISQLSPEGLEIQYVLIVFEAAEFCDLVTNDTLLDHVSRVRSKYPSYTVCYLTNRLRAYVNKRENEQYKSPANDSGWSRPPIEEVLAKLTAYYAGIHSRQCADEAELAEHIVGLTCSLASCRFRKKLTRLCVSANGSIIPKDCIDKNIINGNLWLKALLAIPKVQPRFALAIWRKYPTMKSLLRVYMDPTKSVHEKEFLLKDLVIEGLLGKDKRLGEVCSRRVYRILMAQSGSIKTDDIEDGADFFIH is encoded by the exons ATGTCGGATCCAATTATCCTATCCGATGAAGACGACTCAAACACCCCGCTCCCGTCCATCTCCAAGAGGCCTAGATCCGAACCGTACCATCCATTCCCTCCAATTCTGGTCCTCGACGATGAACCTACCCCGCAAAAACCCTCGTTGGGCCCCGCCATCGTCTCCGTTTCCACTCCTTCCTTCGTGGCCGAGACTCCGACCTCCGAGCCTTCGATCGTCAGGTGCTCCGATGCCAGCCCTTCGGTTAGGGTTTCGGATCCTCAACTGGAAGGTAACAAGCTCTATG GAATAAGCAGATTGATATGTTTGGAATCAGATAATGAGTCAGAAAGCTGTTCTAGAAGGGACAATGAACAGGATAATGGATCAAAGGGTTTTAGCATTGATGAGTCTAAGGAGTTAGAATGGCGTTCTAGATTTGTTGATTATGAATCTCATCTAG GGAGTCCTAATCTATTCAAAATGTGCGAGGAAGACAGTGCTCCTCAGCCAATTTACACACAAGACAATGCTGATCCGCTACTTCCTCCTTGG GTAAGTGATGATcaagacaaagaaaactttAGCATGGAGCAGATGGGTAATGCACTAaagcagaaaagaaaaactaaagcGAATTGTGATCAGAAAAGTAGTACAGATGGAGAAACGGTAAAAAGGAAGATGACAAAGGAGGAACGAATTCATATGTTGGAAGAGAAGAAGCTAAAGAAAGAG CAAGAGAAGTTGCAAAAAGCAGCTCTGAAAGCTGAAGCTGCAGAGTTCAAAAAATTGCAGAAAGAAAGGCAGAAATgggaaaaaggaaagtttGCACTAAAATCTATTGTAGCTGAAATTGACACTAAGGTGGTTGAACTGGGGTCAATAGGAG GACATTTGCTTTCAAGGTTTGCCGAAAAAGGCCTTACTTATCGTATAACATCAAATCCaattgaaaaatcaattgtaTGGACCATGACAGTTCCTGAACATATTTCACAG CTTTCTCCTGAAGGACTAGAGATTCAATATGTATTAATTGTATTTGAGGCTGCAGAGTTTTGTGATCTAGTAACTAATGACACACTTCTGGATCATGTTTCTAGAGTCCGAAGCAAATACCCATCTTATACAGTTTGCTATCTGACAAATAGATTAAGGGCATATGTTAATAAAAG GGAAAATGAACAATACAAGAGCCCTGCAAATGACAGTGGTTGGAGTCGTCCACCAATTGAGGAG gTGCTGGCAAAGCTGACCGCTTATTATGCTGGAATACACTCTAGGCAATGTGCAGATGAAGCTGAACTGGCTGAACACATTGTTGGTTTGACATGCAGTCTAGCCTCTTGCCGATTTAG AAAGAAGTTAACGCGACTCTGTGTAAGTGCTAATGGATCCATTATTCCTAAGGACTGTATCGACAAGAATATAATAAATGGGAACTTGTG GTTAAAAGCTTTGCTAGCCATCCCAAAGGTCCAGCCACGATTTGCTCTTGCCATATGGAGAAAGTACCCTACCATGAAATCTCTTTTGCGTGTTTACATGGACCCTACAAAATCA GTGCATGAAAAGGAATTTTTGCTCAAGGACTTGGTGATAGAAGGGTTGCTTGGTAAAGACAAAAGATTGGGCGAGGTTTGTTCGAGGAGAGTGTATAGAATACTTATGGCTCAGAGTGGAAGCATCAAAACTGATGATATTGAGGATGGTGCTGATTTCTTCATACATTAA
- the LOC18611715 gene encoding crossover junction endonuclease EME1B isoform X2 has product MSDPIILSDEDDSNTPLPSISKRPRSEPYHPFPPILVLDDEPTPQKPSLGPAIVSVSTPSFVAETPTSEPSIVRCSDASPSVRVSDPQLEGISRLICLESDNESESCSRRDNEQDNGSKGFSIDESKELEWRSRFVDYESHLGSPNLFKMCEEDSAPQPIYTQDNADPLLPPWVSDDQDKENFSMEQMGNALKQKRKTKANCDQKSSTDGETVKRKMTKEERIHMLEEKKLKKEQEKLQKAALKAEAAEFKKLQKERQKWEKGKFALKSIVAEIDTKVVELGSIGGHLLSRFAEKGLTYRITSNPIEKSIVWTMTVPEHISQLSPEGLEIQYVLIVFEAAEFCDLVTNDTLLDHVSRVRSKYPSYTVCYLTNRLRAYVNKRENEQYKSPANDSGWSRPPIEEVLAKLTAYYAGIHSRQCADEAELAEHIVGLTCSLASCRFRKKLTRLCVSANGSIIPKDCIDKNIINGNLWLKALLAIPKVQPRFALAIWRKYPTMKSLLRVYMDPTKSVHEKEFLLKDLVIEGLLGKDKRLGEVCSRRVYRILMAQSGSIKTDDIEDGADFFIH; this is encoded by the exons ATGTCGGATCCAATTATCCTATCCGATGAAGACGACTCAAACACCCCGCTCCCGTCCATCTCCAAGAGGCCTAGATCCGAACCGTACCATCCATTCCCTCCAATTCTGGTCCTCGACGATGAACCTACCCCGCAAAAACCCTCGTTGGGCCCCGCCATCGTCTCCGTTTCCACTCCTTCCTTCGTGGCCGAGACTCCGACCTCCGAGCCTTCGATCGTCAGGTGCTCCGATGCCAGCCCTTCGGTTAGGGTTTCGGATCCTCAACTGGAAG GAATAAGCAGATTGATATGTTTGGAATCAGATAATGAGTCAGAAAGCTGTTCTAGAAGGGACAATGAACAGGATAATGGATCAAAGGGTTTTAGCATTGATGAGTCTAAGGAGTTAGAATGGCGTTCTAGATTTGTTGATTATGAATCTCATCTAG GGAGTCCTAATCTATTCAAAATGTGCGAGGAAGACAGTGCTCCTCAGCCAATTTACACACAAGACAATGCTGATCCGCTACTTCCTCCTTGG GTAAGTGATGATcaagacaaagaaaactttAGCATGGAGCAGATGGGTAATGCACTAaagcagaaaagaaaaactaaagcGAATTGTGATCAGAAAAGTAGTACAGATGGAGAAACGGTAAAAAGGAAGATGACAAAGGAGGAACGAATTCATATGTTGGAAGAGAAGAAGCTAAAGAAAGAG CAAGAGAAGTTGCAAAAAGCAGCTCTGAAAGCTGAAGCTGCAGAGTTCAAAAAATTGCAGAAAGAAAGGCAGAAATgggaaaaaggaaagtttGCACTAAAATCTATTGTAGCTGAAATTGACACTAAGGTGGTTGAACTGGGGTCAATAGGAG GACATTTGCTTTCAAGGTTTGCCGAAAAAGGCCTTACTTATCGTATAACATCAAATCCaattgaaaaatcaattgtaTGGACCATGACAGTTCCTGAACATATTTCACAG CTTTCTCCTGAAGGACTAGAGATTCAATATGTATTAATTGTATTTGAGGCTGCAGAGTTTTGTGATCTAGTAACTAATGACACACTTCTGGATCATGTTTCTAGAGTCCGAAGCAAATACCCATCTTATACAGTTTGCTATCTGACAAATAGATTAAGGGCATATGTTAATAAAAG GGAAAATGAACAATACAAGAGCCCTGCAAATGACAGTGGTTGGAGTCGTCCACCAATTGAGGAG gTGCTGGCAAAGCTGACCGCTTATTATGCTGGAATACACTCTAGGCAATGTGCAGATGAAGCTGAACTGGCTGAACACATTGTTGGTTTGACATGCAGTCTAGCCTCTTGCCGATTTAG AAAGAAGTTAACGCGACTCTGTGTAAGTGCTAATGGATCCATTATTCCTAAGGACTGTATCGACAAGAATATAATAAATGGGAACTTGTG GTTAAAAGCTTTGCTAGCCATCCCAAAGGTCCAGCCACGATTTGCTCTTGCCATATGGAGAAAGTACCCTACCATGAAATCTCTTTTGCGTGTTTACATGGACCCTACAAAATCA GTGCATGAAAAGGAATTTTTGCTCAAGGACTTGGTGATAGAAGGGTTGCTTGGTAAAGACAAAAGATTGGGCGAGGTTTGTTCGAGGAGAGTGTATAGAATACTTATGGCTCAGAGTGGAAGCATCAAAACTGATGATATTGAGGATGGTGCTGATTTCTTCATACATTAA
- the LOC18611715 gene encoding crossover junction endonuclease EME1B isoform X3 — MSDPIILSDEDDSNTPLPSISKRPRSEPYHPFPPILVLDDEPTPQKPSLGPAIVSVSTPSFVAETPTSEPSIVRCSDASPSVRVSDPQLEGNKLYGISRLICLESDNESESCSRRDNEQDNGSKGFSIDESKELEWRSRFVDYESHLDSAPQPIYTQDNADPLLPPWVSDDQDKENFSMEQMGNALKQKRKTKANCDQKSSTDGETVKRKMTKEERIHMLEEKKLKKEQEKLQKAALKAEAAEFKKLQKERQKWEKGKFALKSIVAEIDTKVVELGSIGGHLLSRFAEKGLTYRITSNPIEKSIVWTMTVPEHISQLSPEGLEIQYVLIVFEAAEFCDLVTNDTLLDHVSRVRSKYPSYTVCYLTNRLRAYVNKRENEQYKSPANDSGWSRPPIEEVLAKLTAYYAGIHSRQCADEAELAEHIVGLTCSLASCRFRKKLTRLCVSANGSIIPKDCIDKNIINGNLWLKALLAIPKVQPRFALAIWRKYPTMKSLLRVYMDPTKSVHEKEFLLKDLVIEGLLGKDKRLGEVCSRRVYRILMAQSGSIKTDDIEDGADFFIH, encoded by the exons ATGTCGGATCCAATTATCCTATCCGATGAAGACGACTCAAACACCCCGCTCCCGTCCATCTCCAAGAGGCCTAGATCCGAACCGTACCATCCATTCCCTCCAATTCTGGTCCTCGACGATGAACCTACCCCGCAAAAACCCTCGTTGGGCCCCGCCATCGTCTCCGTTTCCACTCCTTCCTTCGTGGCCGAGACTCCGACCTCCGAGCCTTCGATCGTCAGGTGCTCCGATGCCAGCCCTTCGGTTAGGGTTTCGGATCCTCAACTGGAAGGTAACAAGCTCTATG GAATAAGCAGATTGATATGTTTGGAATCAGATAATGAGTCAGAAAGCTGTTCTAGAAGGGACAATGAACAGGATAATGGATCAAAGGGTTTTAGCATTGATGAGTCTAAGGAGTTAGAATGGCGTTCTAGATTTGTTGATTATGAATCTCATCTAG ACAGTGCTCCTCAGCCAATTTACACACAAGACAATGCTGATCCGCTACTTCCTCCTTGG GTAAGTGATGATcaagacaaagaaaactttAGCATGGAGCAGATGGGTAATGCACTAaagcagaaaagaaaaactaaagcGAATTGTGATCAGAAAAGTAGTACAGATGGAGAAACGGTAAAAAGGAAGATGACAAAGGAGGAACGAATTCATATGTTGGAAGAGAAGAAGCTAAAGAAAGAG CAAGAGAAGTTGCAAAAAGCAGCTCTGAAAGCTGAAGCTGCAGAGTTCAAAAAATTGCAGAAAGAAAGGCAGAAATgggaaaaaggaaagtttGCACTAAAATCTATTGTAGCTGAAATTGACACTAAGGTGGTTGAACTGGGGTCAATAGGAG GACATTTGCTTTCAAGGTTTGCCGAAAAAGGCCTTACTTATCGTATAACATCAAATCCaattgaaaaatcaattgtaTGGACCATGACAGTTCCTGAACATATTTCACAG CTTTCTCCTGAAGGACTAGAGATTCAATATGTATTAATTGTATTTGAGGCTGCAGAGTTTTGTGATCTAGTAACTAATGACACACTTCTGGATCATGTTTCTAGAGTCCGAAGCAAATACCCATCTTATACAGTTTGCTATCTGACAAATAGATTAAGGGCATATGTTAATAAAAG GGAAAATGAACAATACAAGAGCCCTGCAAATGACAGTGGTTGGAGTCGTCCACCAATTGAGGAG gTGCTGGCAAAGCTGACCGCTTATTATGCTGGAATACACTCTAGGCAATGTGCAGATGAAGCTGAACTGGCTGAACACATTGTTGGTTTGACATGCAGTCTAGCCTCTTGCCGATTTAG AAAGAAGTTAACGCGACTCTGTGTAAGTGCTAATGGATCCATTATTCCTAAGGACTGTATCGACAAGAATATAATAAATGGGAACTTGTG GTTAAAAGCTTTGCTAGCCATCCCAAAGGTCCAGCCACGATTTGCTCTTGCCATATGGAGAAAGTACCCTACCATGAAATCTCTTTTGCGTGTTTACATGGACCCTACAAAATCA GTGCATGAAAAGGAATTTTTGCTCAAGGACTTGGTGATAGAAGGGTTGCTTGGTAAAGACAAAAGATTGGGCGAGGTTTGTTCGAGGAGAGTGTATAGAATACTTATGGCTCAGAGTGGAAGCATCAAAACTGATGATATTGAGGATGGTGCTGATTTCTTCATACATTAA
- the LOC18611715 gene encoding crossover junction endonuclease EME1B isoform X5, which translates to MSDPIILSDEDDSNTPLPSISKRPRSEPYHPFPPILVLDDEPTPQKPSLGPAIVSVSTPSFVAETPTSEPSIVRCSDASPSVRVSDPQLEGNKLYGISRLICLESDNESESCSRRDNEQDNGSKGFSIDESKELEWRSRFVDYESHLGSPNLFKMCEEDSAPQPIYTQDNADPLLPPWVSDDQDKENFSMEQMGNALKQKRKTKANCDQKSSTDGETVKRKMTKEERIHMLEEKKLKKEQEKLQKAALKAEAAEFKKLQKERQKWEKGKFALKSIVAEIDTKVVELGSIGGHLLSRFAEKGLTYRITSNPIEKSIVWTMTVPEHISQLSPEGLEIQYVLIVFEAAEFCDLVTNDTLLDHVSRVRSKYPSYTVCYLTNRLRAYVNKRENEQYKSPANDSGWSRPPIEEVLAKLTAYYAGIHSRQCADEAELAEHIVGLTCSLASCRFRKKLTRLCVSANGSIIPKDCIDKNIINGNLWGIAYYC; encoded by the exons ATGTCGGATCCAATTATCCTATCCGATGAAGACGACTCAAACACCCCGCTCCCGTCCATCTCCAAGAGGCCTAGATCCGAACCGTACCATCCATTCCCTCCAATTCTGGTCCTCGACGATGAACCTACCCCGCAAAAACCCTCGTTGGGCCCCGCCATCGTCTCCGTTTCCACTCCTTCCTTCGTGGCCGAGACTCCGACCTCCGAGCCTTCGATCGTCAGGTGCTCCGATGCCAGCCCTTCGGTTAGGGTTTCGGATCCTCAACTGGAAGGTAACAAGCTCTATG GAATAAGCAGATTGATATGTTTGGAATCAGATAATGAGTCAGAAAGCTGTTCTAGAAGGGACAATGAACAGGATAATGGATCAAAGGGTTTTAGCATTGATGAGTCTAAGGAGTTAGAATGGCGTTCTAGATTTGTTGATTATGAATCTCATCTAG GGAGTCCTAATCTATTCAAAATGTGCGAGGAAGACAGTGCTCCTCAGCCAATTTACACACAAGACAATGCTGATCCGCTACTTCCTCCTTGG GTAAGTGATGATcaagacaaagaaaactttAGCATGGAGCAGATGGGTAATGCACTAaagcagaaaagaaaaactaaagcGAATTGTGATCAGAAAAGTAGTACAGATGGAGAAACGGTAAAAAGGAAGATGACAAAGGAGGAACGAATTCATATGTTGGAAGAGAAGAAGCTAAAGAAAGAG CAAGAGAAGTTGCAAAAAGCAGCTCTGAAAGCTGAAGCTGCAGAGTTCAAAAAATTGCAGAAAGAAAGGCAGAAATgggaaaaaggaaagtttGCACTAAAATCTATTGTAGCTGAAATTGACACTAAGGTGGTTGAACTGGGGTCAATAGGAG GACATTTGCTTTCAAGGTTTGCCGAAAAAGGCCTTACTTATCGTATAACATCAAATCCaattgaaaaatcaattgtaTGGACCATGACAGTTCCTGAACATATTTCACAG CTTTCTCCTGAAGGACTAGAGATTCAATATGTATTAATTGTATTTGAGGCTGCAGAGTTTTGTGATCTAGTAACTAATGACACACTTCTGGATCATGTTTCTAGAGTCCGAAGCAAATACCCATCTTATACAGTTTGCTATCTGACAAATAGATTAAGGGCATATGTTAATAAAAG GGAAAATGAACAATACAAGAGCCCTGCAAATGACAGTGGTTGGAGTCGTCCACCAATTGAGGAG gTGCTGGCAAAGCTGACCGCTTATTATGCTGGAATACACTCTAGGCAATGTGCAGATGAAGCTGAACTGGCTGAACACATTGTTGGTTTGACATGCAGTCTAGCCTCTTGCCGATTTAG AAAGAAGTTAACGCGACTCTGTGTAAGTGCTAATGGATCCATTATTCCTAAGGACTGTATCGACAAGAATATAATAAATGGGAACTTGTG GGGCATTGCGTACTATTGCTGA